DNA sequence from the Vicia villosa cultivar HV-30 ecotype Madison, WI linkage group LG3, Vvil1.0, whole genome shotgun sequence genome:
taaaactatatacaaaaataactacacCTTGGCACttatcatttattttgagattaaaaaatataatttagctAAACTTTAAGACTTATTATGtaaatttaaaacttattttgtaTGTGATGTTATTCTTAACTTACTTTTTAAATCATTGTATTTGTCCTTTAAACTTTttacaaatataaaatttatgaattatatagaaaaattaaattataggCATGTTATTTTGTTTAATCATGTTATAGGTACAAAGTATCCATCGTAATTTAACAATCATTAATAGTTGTtgatgttgcaccccaaaatttgccctctttagttgagctataagttataaaagacgtttatttcgttattcaaaaatggatgaaaaataaaaaagagttttcatggtttTAAGGAAATGTGACGCAAAGATTGGTTTATACGGTGAAAATACGAAGAAATTCCTAAGTCTTAGCTGGAGGGTATTATGAGCTTGGTTACCACGAGGTCGGGACTGTTTCGACATtccctacaactttcgtgtttggcTCATAAACCAATTCTTTAAGGAAGGGGGTCGAATTAGCAAATTACTGGAGCGTTCGCAGTGAAAAATGGTACTGAATGTAGGTTTTTGGGCCTTAggaaattcatatctcatgatccTCTTGTCGGATTCGCTCGAAATTTTAACTGAAGCTCCGTGCCATTATCCTTGAAATTTCATATGTTCAGGCCGCcgaccaattatgcactgaaaatgcccagcattttgaagagcgTCGTGATTTTtcagtaaaaagtgtgttttcgggtgtgtcgcgacaagtttgaaaattcataacttcctcGATTTTTATCATATTAAGTCCATTCCAACGAAATTCTCtcagaaattttgttagcttcgattcatcgtcacacatgcttgttcagatttcaacccgaagatggagttttatcgagttctttgagcggtactcacaaaattctgtacagtcgcgccagatgaatcagcgtttctcgtcattcaaacgcacGTAATTTCTTcaccgcttatcggattgagacgattatCGCGGCTACGATCCACAAATTTAGTCATCCTTGAGTTGACGTTGGTCCCGTTTTCGAACTTCACACCAAATCGCATTTCCTCGAAAACAAgccaaaaagagataattaaggacgttttggacatttcaccactcacactatataagtcattttccctctttttctctcataacttcaatttcacccaaaagatcaaaaacactttctctcaattctctctcatttCCCAAAGATCAAAAAccacaaatcacataaaactttcatcaatattcatcaattttcatcaagatcaagaacaacatggattgaaaaAGTAAGATCGGATCGAATTTCTTCTCCTTCTCTCTACACATCTCGCGCGCCTCTCTCTCCTCTCCCTTGGGATTCGCGTTTTGACTTCgcttcgtgttcgcgttcgtgtcgcaTTCGTGTTCGCGCGTCGGATGATGGATTATAACATTTGTGCTTTGGATCTATGAATTGTTATTGGTTTTGTGCGTTTAATTGTTGAAATTCATTGATGTGACTTATGTGCACTCAAGgtgtttgtacaaatgcatgCGGTAAACTTTTGCTTGATAATTGCCTTGCTTGATGCTTAGGTCATGACTCGATTATGTTTTGTGGCTTGATCACTTTTGCATGTGTCAATTCTTGTTGTCGTTGTTGCGTTGATGTAATTGTTGGTGGTGATATTGGAATGTGGAATTGGATGACGCATCGCACTTGGCATAATTGTTGGAATTAGGTTTATTTGATTGGTGGATCCATGGCTATCATTCATCAAGATGTTGTTGTTATGTTCAATTAATGGAATCGGTGCATGCTTGGCTTTGTTGATTTGTTGCTCAATTTTTGTCGCTTGTTGCTAATAACGTGCCTCGCGTTGATGTTTGGTTTGCATTGTGCATATGTGTTTACTATTGCTAAATACCTTGATATTGTGCCTTGATTTTGCTTGTGTTTCATGGTGCATTGCATACATTTTGATGGGTTTTCATGGTACTTTCGAATTGGCATTGGTTTAGACTGAGTGGGAGTGGTTCCCAACctattaaaaatgataaaatttggTTTTCCTACAGGGGAACCCGGTTCCCAAAGTGGAGGAACAGGTTCCCACTCAATCTAAGACAATTTCGTGACTGGAAGTGTGCTCCGGAACTCGGTTCCCAGTTTTGGGGAATCGGTTCCCAGTTGTTTTTGTTGCGTTCTTGGCTGGCAGAAGTATCTGGAACtcggttcccagtttgggggaaccggttcctgcttgTTTTCTTTGGTTCGTGACTTGGGCAGAATGTCCTGGAACTCGGTTCCCAAtctgggggaaccggttcctgtgtgtgaTTGTGTGCTGGAACCCAGGTTCCCAtataggggaaccggttcccttgcttgtttttttttctcttttcttttctaacttcaatctttTGTAACTTTTTGCTCGTAGCTCCAttttgcatgttctttatatcgttggaaagcttgtgaaatgtACTACCTAGTTAAATGTttggttttcattaatttgtagatcattcatgtttgtTTTCTCTGTGACGTTTCATCgtccatttcatgtttatatTACTTgtccatttctttttggtttatagtaataacgcaattccgattgtgatgtttgttatctctaacttgtgtgctagtgtgcaagctAGGCATTTGGTTAGTCACCGATCGACGCTCATCACTTGAGTGTTctgctttatttgcgggacacaatTTCATTCACTTgtgtcgtgttctcatcttggagacacgtttctcttactttatatctgcttgcttggtttgcttgttcctcttgcatgtgtattgtgattatgctagACGCATACATCGatgcgtgatttattttcacgacgtcGACCCTTGTTTGCttacatggctaatcggtgtgctgactatttacTATTGCattgctagctcgcttgcgggatctCTGGTTTTCTTTCTTATTCTGCTGCAGTTTATGGATtataatccgtttggtattgatcccgtttcattttatctttctCGCACTTTACCGCTtttcgcatcatcctataacatgagaagtaggacttaggcatTCATCtcgccaagccctcgaaagaggctctgtttttgttggtgtgtttatatttttgctttgcggcagggagtcacggtgtaataagacctTTAAAGGCACTCCgataagtcctcatggaaggcatgcggaaagggttagcaatcaacccccgcccagtctcatcgagtccgttcagtaagcgcactttacgcgttgcttgcttctgaacaagcacaagatcttgttatcgagtatgtcaagaAAATGGTTCATGCAATCAAACCCCtgcatttcctatagctcacgttcaccgacgttgatgctcggtgtacgcacgcaccattttcctttgggatctgtgacggcttggttgctgagagggactcgctcctcttgtctatggcccgatcattttcgtgaggtctaatgcttggttgactcgggtgatccgcttcccttggctatggcgggaccgcttttcttcTACTCGGCTTGCGTcggtggttttgtttgctttacgagcggagctcgtttgtgtgatactttTGTTTGCATTCTCTTTTCCCCACAGGTTATTAGGTTAGTTTagtcttgtaccctttgtatgataacataggtagaaagctttccccccttagtttaggttttcctcatgcattctttaaaacacaaaccaaactctttgattttattttcttaagagcttgttatttccactccattcccaagcgtaagactccaaaggtcgagcagcggagtgcgaatgtaactcgttcacctaaaaaacacaaaacaaacaaaaattagttagccgagctacggtacctctgattcctcaaaaaggatacgtaggcagcatggtagggcccgtgcgagtataactctttcttttccctacattttacatgcattttagtccagattagcgcattttacttacacacccatagttttagacacaagcgtggataccatcgagtacgatgggcgtgaggggtgctaataccttcccctcgcgtaaccgactcccttacccttttctctggtcgtgagaccgttgttttgtttcgtggtttggtgacattcccttccttttcaggataaatatgttagtggcgactctgttaattttcgcggtagtgaCATTGGGGAACCTGTTAGATACACAATATGGTTTCTTCCCTTCCAACCAAATATTGTCCATTAATGAGAGTTAGAGATCAAACTCGTGACCACTAATAAAATGTACTCAAATATTTTTGATGGTTAGTTTTTTGaggaaaataacaaacatagataAAAAGGGAGGAACACAATCACAACACAATAAcataacgtggaaactccaaaactgGAGAAAAAACCATGGCTGTTGTCaatagacaaccagagaataatactatatgaaaattgttacaacacataatatacccttTACTAGCCCAGACCCCCAGTAAACTCAcaccctccaaaacaaatatttaactacatctcacaacactctaatacaagagcataagagaacaaagaaagttaaatacaagcttaaagtgctttcGACTGGTGCATCTcgtaaagaaaaacttgaatcctaAATATAGCCTTGGACTCTCTCTTCTTTCACAAAACTAAGAAATGTtggacttcttcaacatatatatattttcaaccaaaacCAACAGTCTCCaccttgattaaaaataatacattaactttcattgtcttcaccgacaatcatactccaccataaagaggatcaacatgtatattttcaaccaatctcaTCAAtatccaccttgattgaaaataatacatcaactttcattgtctttaccgacaatcatactccaccataaagaatatagtcacttgaagctacaccactccaaaaaatttcacattgtcttcaccgacaatcatatatttaaaaactatcatactccaCCTAAAGAAGAGTATACTTCACTTGAAATTATACCACTTCAATAATTTTACATGTCGAAAACCAGGTTGAAACTTTATGGTGAAACTTCCATGTTGGTAGGAAGCTCTTCCCATAAATATAATCTCACACCTTGTGTAAATTTGATATTATGAACACATCTTTGACTTGAAATTTCCACAAGTCAAAAACAATTCTTCCATCAGTTCTCTCTAGCCCAAACTGCATAACAGAACATGTGACTACAGCTCAAAAAATCTTTTGCATCACCACCTTCTTTTTtgatgtggaagatcagacaaaTCTACAACCACAGAGCATACTAAGAACACTTATTCTCGGATGGAACCAAAAGCTCTGATACCAGTTGTTaggaaaaaacaaacaaagcatagagaaaaaagaggaacacaatcacaacacaagaatataacgtggaaactccaaaatcgGAGAAAAAACTATGATCGTTGTCAATAGACAACCAGAAAAcaacactatgtgaaaattgttacaacacataatatactcTCAACTAACCCAGGCTCCCAGTACACCCACACCctccaaagaaaatatttaactacatctcacaacactaaagaaagtcaaatacagGCTTAAAGCGCTTTTGACTGGTGCATCTTGTAAAgaaaacttgaatcctatatatagtcTTGGACtatctcttccttcacaaaactaagcagtgtgagacttcttcaacatatatattttcaaccaaaaccaacaatctccaccttgattgaaaataatatattaatttttattgtctTCATCTACAACCATACTCTGCCATAAAGAAtaacaacatgtatattttcaatcaatttcatcaattttgatatttttagacTTGTTTATTTTGAGAAGAACAAATATAATTTAGCTAAACTTTAAGACTTATTATGtaaatttaaaacttattttgaaTGTGATTTTATTCTTAATTTACCTTTTAAATTGTTGTATTTGTCCTTTAAACTTTttacaaatataaaatttatgaattatatagaaaaattaaattatagaCATGTTCTTTTGTTTAATCATGTTATAGGTACAAAGTATCCATCATGGTTTAACAATGATTAATAGTTTTTGGGAAACCTGTTTGATACACAATATGGTTTCCTCCCTTCCAACCAAGTATTGTCCATATATGAGAGTGAGAGATCAAACATGTGACCACAAATAAAAGgtactaaaatatttttaatggtATTTTTAAtggttagtttttgaaaattgttgatgttgttaaaagaaatcttttgattttgatcatacatcttataattttttttaataatgttaatttttttatttgattttaagtgTCATAATATTGTTTGGGTTTAAATTTATTGTAATTCTTTGTTGGGTCAACAATTTTCAGAGCTCAATGTGAGAGAGTATTTCTATATTGGGGTCTTTCTTTATGTGAATGTACGTTCGAAACTCAATGAAGTCTTCACtgaagtttattttttaaaatgggaAACATTGATAAAACCgtaaaagaacaaaaatatggCCATCGTAACCAAATTCAGGTTCGGGAGTTGATTATGCATGgaaaaggtattagcaccccgcGACATCTGTTGTAACCAACGGAAACCGCTTAATTAGTTTTGTGAATAAGAGTGTTAGTCTAAGGTATTTGATTTTTCTAATTATTACGACATATTTACAAAAAGAAATAAAGGGGaaaatagtttttgttttaattagggtGCTTGCGAGACATTGAATCTCGCTCCTACGTATCCTCATGTGCGATGGGGAACTCAAAGCTATGTAATTTTGGGTAGCAAATGTTTTTTTGTTGGTTGTTTTTAGTGAAAGATATTTTGATTGCTTTCGAGTGGTAAAACGTTGTTTTCTACTTACGCATGGGAGAAATGAATGTTGCTTGTGGTTCGCATCTGAATGTATCATGTTTTGATTGCATTCGAGTAGAAAACGTTGCTTGCTACTCGGGCATGGGAGGAAATAAGTGTTTTTTTTGTGCTTCATGTTGAAATGGATAAAACACCGttcatttatggaaaaaaattggtCGCGTTGAGTCGGAAAAAGTTCATTGATTGGTTGAAGTTATTTTTAGGTGGATTACGAGCATTCGAAGGGAAAGATATACGACTTGTATCCAAATACTTAGGGGGGGAATGGATATACATTCAATTAGtcctttttcatttgattttatttagaaaatatgtGAGACGAATTGAGTCACGATTTCTTAGCATAAGACAAGCATCTGAAAGGCAGGTTACATGACTTATATCTGAATGCTCAGGGAAAAAAGGGATATACATCCAATTATTCATTTTTCTCCCACAAAAGAATGCACTAAATTCGGTCAATTATTGTATTTTTGAACGAAAGACGAGCATCCGAAAGGCAAGCAATAGAGCTTGTATCTGAATACTCGGGGAAGAAATATGCCTACACCCAATTAATCCTTTTTCATCTAGTTTTTTAATGTAAAAAGAGGTTTGATATAAATCGAGTCGAGATTCTTCAAAGATAATAAACACTCGAAAGGCAATCTATACGACTTGTGTAGAAGTACTCGAGGAAGAAAGGAATATACATCCAAATATTCCTTTTATATTCGTGAAGGAATGAGTTGAATTCGATTGCGATGGCTTCTCAGTGAAATCCGCTTACAATTACATAACTTCTCTGATCGGTCTGATAGAGAATAGGCCTGTTGTGATGCTCCAGGGGGTTTCTATGATTTTAAGAGCTTGGCGTCTTCTAAAGTGGTTGTGAGTCTCTTGGCAGTTGATTCATAATAGATTGCTGACTAGGCAAAATCTTCTTAGGTGTCAAATTGCGTTGAAAGGTAGTGGTGTGGGGTGTGCCTTGTGTGGTGGTCAAGTGGAGTCGGTTGACCACCTGCTTGTGCTGTGCGAGGTTGCTTCTTTCATTTGGTATTGGGTGCTTAGGTGGTTGGGGAGACCAGGGCCTTTTCCTAGAACTATCTTAAGAGTGTTTTAATGGTTTTTGAGTTTAGGGAAGGGGAAGTTGGCATCCAAAGGTCTAGTCTCGATCTAGCACTTTGGGGTCTAGGTTATTTGAAATATGTAGAATAAATTTGTTTTAGATAGGTTCGCTTGACTTTTAATCACAGAGTGTCTTCGATGAATAGTTTGGCACAGAAGTGGTTTTATGCACATACTTAAGGTTTTGTCATTTTTCTGATTGACTGAGAGAAAGACCTGCTCAACTGTTTAGGGGGGGACTAGCCTTCTTTGTGGAATTTTTTTGGTTTTAGTGTTCGGACTTTAGTTGATTTTGTTAATTTAGTGAACTGATGTGCTCTCGgtcttttttgtatttttattattttttttatttcttaatatattatttttaatttgctATTAGAAAAATCTAATATGTACTCCCTCTgtctcacaataggtgtcttATTTCCTATTTTTAATTTGTCCATTTGGAATaccaatgtgatatttattatttctttctactaacttacccttatttattgtattttagttCATTTAAGTACTCAactatctattattaataagattattttagtaaatgaaaCTCATtatatcattgaaatcaacataattaatttttttttaaatgtgaaaatttcaaagaaaatagcTATTGTGAGACGGATGAAGTAACATTTTTCAAACAAGTACCATCTATCTAACATcattatatcatatataatttcaaGTATCTAAACCTCAAGATTGATGTCATTATATTTTGATTATAGACAATTCTGAAACTCGCGAGTCATTAAACAATCTCAAATGACAtgttattaaaatatcctttttttaAGACCAATCTTTAGTGCTTCCTTGCTTCTTTCTCAGCCTGCAAATCAAgcatatacataaataaaaaatgttacaaaacaatattaaaaaaaaaagttaataaatatAGTTACAATTGTTttatagaatatatatataccacTTTGATTACTCTCTCAAATGCATCAGGTCCAAATCTATCTATGTAACGTTCAACAGCTTTTCTTGCATCCAAGCTAATCATTTGAAGGACTTTCTTTTGTTCCTCTTGATACTTATTGAAACCTCCATAATTTCCTATATTTTTTACATATTGTCTCACATAATTCTCATATAGAAATGAAGCTCCATTGAACATTGGTAATACCAGCCACATACAAAACACAAGCTTCATGTATGGCCAAATGGGAAACCTTTTACATTACCAAAAACAAATTATTAGCTTCtctaaaaaatgtattaaatatttattttagggtgaagtatataattttggatttatatataatagtaataaaaggattcaaaaaaaaattaaaaatatcaacATTTGGGTTTTAGTTCAAGTATATAATATTGTTTTTAGTCCAAGTAAACTTcaacattttgtttttaaactaaaagcatatttaatcatttatttaggctccatttgttttaaatttagaaaaatatttttaatgaaaaatatttttttaaatattaaaagtttttttgaatttattttttataaattaaaagattaattttgACATCATGTAAAAGAACTATATATTATTGAAGATTAAAATATAGTTGAAATTAtgacctttttttttaaatatatatatttcaaagatgatttttatgaaaaattatttaaaataacttaaattttaaatatattttttgaaattttaatataaaaaattatagtaagataataaaatacttaaaataatattttaagaatagttttttaaatcaatttttatttgaaacttttatcaaaaaaaattgttaattttttcaaaacaaaaatatgtaATAGAAAAATTTAATATGTTTTGTTATTTACTTACCATGGTAAGATCTTGTAAAATGAAAGCTCAAAGAGGGTTATGAAGGAGTATAAAACCCAATATGTTAGCCACTGCTGATCATCTAAGGTTGAAGGACTCTCAATCGCCCTCATTGATGAGTATCTGTTATATATTGCTAAAATTTTAAGTTAAAATCCTCTAATCATagctacaaataaaattaaagttattgATATATAGTAATGTTTTCCATTTATACTTACAATGGAAAAAGAAGCATTACTCCGGGCCtgatatatatacacacacacaaaaGTAGAATGTTAATTACATGTGTAATGAGGAAAAGTAATAATTtgataatatattacaaaagagaaaaagaaaagaagtaaaatatattaaatagaaaaatactCTATTATTAATATGACtgttagaaaaataaattatttacaaaCTAAAATTTTGACAGAAAAAAATGactaaaaaataagagaaatggAGTTTTACGAAAGCATGTACCCTATTATTGTATCCAAATTTCTTGCCATACTTGCAAGGACCCCCATGATGTAGGAGTTTGAGTTATTCAGATCTTTGGTGATTAGTAGATATATTGTGAAATTTGAGTTTTATGTTTGAACTAGATATATTGCAACAAGGCTATTTTATATATGTACTATAATAGTTGATGAAAGAAGCAAAGAATGTTTAGAAGATGACACAAACGTCTTCTTTTCTCATATGAAAAGAAAGATCCATAAAGGTTAGGTATATACAACATAAAGAAATGGGTGTTTTACAAGAAGGGGATTGTATGTGCTTTAGTATTAACTTGTGATTAATATATTCGTTTTAACGTAAGTAATATTAATATTCCTTACCTTAATTATCACCTTCCATAACCCTTGGTTATAGGTCTTTCATCAATGGTGGTGCTCCAAGGGAGAGGAATCCCTCTAGACAGTGAAAAGGAATATCATTAAGTTGATTGTTGTCAGCGAGAAGGACGAGAGCACTTTGACCAAAAGGTCAGAGAGGCCAATCTCCGTGACAACAAGAAAATAGAAAGAATTCCGAATAAGATCTTTCCTTTAGTGATAACGACCACGATCGCTAACTGTGATAACGACCACGATCGGTAATAACGACCACGATCGCTAACTGTGATAACGACCACGATCGGTAACTTTGACATCTCTAAAGTACTTATTGAT
Encoded proteins:
- the LOC131662464 gene encoding HVA22-like protein f isoform X2, whose protein sequence is MLLFPLYSSMRAIESPSTLDDQQWLTYWVLYSFITLFELSFYKILPWFPIWPYMKLVFCMWLVLPMFNGASFLYENYVRQYVKNIGNYGGFNKYQEEQKKVLQMISLDARKAVERYIDRFGPDAFERVIKVAEKEARKH
- the LOC131662464 gene encoding HVA22-like protein f isoform X1, whose product is MGVLASMARNLDTIIGPGVMLLFPLYSSMRAIESPSTLDDQQWLTYWVLYSFITLFELSFYKILPWFPIWPYMKLVFCMWLVLPMFNGASFLYENYVRQYVKNIGNYGGFNKYQEEQKKVLQMISLDARKAVERYIDRFGPDAFERVIKVAEKEARKH